In a genomic window of Magnolia sinica isolate HGM2019 chromosome 16, MsV1, whole genome shotgun sequence:
- the LOC131228844 gene encoding uncharacterized protein LOC131228844: protein MSSLKETMVEISSARDAEISSLKETLMKLMATMNNANNNPPTVFGAVASSSMNQLSSSSSHWVNSQKHSTNKGKTTSCTSTGDVTRVLLTSIVKPGVTIAKGILLSKDPCTKVGGHELGIGFWEVLIHVAIVREEVLIRPYGRYKIIGDAIGTSLRRDGLS, encoded by the exons ATGTCATCCCTTAAAGAAACTATGGTTGAAATCTCATCCGCAAGAGATGCTGAAATTTCTTCCTTGAAAGAAACTCTGATGAAATTGATGGCCACTATGAATAATGCAAACAATAACCCACCCACAGTATTCGGTGCTGTAGCTAGTTCTAGCATGAACCAATTGTCCTCATCATCAAGCCATTGGGTGAACTCTCAg AAACACTCGACGAATAAGGGGAAGACTACGAGTTGCACTAGCACTGGG GATGTGACTAGAGTTCTTCTTACAAGTATTGTCAAACCCGGGGTTACTATTGCTAAAGGAATTCTTTTGAGCAAGGATCCGTGCACAAAAGTAGGGGGGCACGAACTTGGAATTGGTTTTTGGGAAGTATTAATTCATGTGGCAATAGTACGGGAGGAGGTTTTGATAAGACCCTATGGACGATATAAAATAATTGGGGATGCTATTGGAACGA gtttaaGGAGAGATGGATTGAGCTAA